A segment of the Panulirus ornatus isolate Po-2019 chromosome 39, ASM3632096v1, whole genome shotgun sequence genome:
cgacgtagctaggacgccatttggtaaacatgtgactgtccacgacagacaacgatcgcatcataaacttattatgtggacaagaaggtgaactgtttacaaattttatcaacaataaagcaatccaatttgtatagaccatcactaatattaagattataattctttgtgtatttaataatagaagattcaatgatatttctcgtggtgctggagttaagagttaataactgagattgctGAAAAGAACACATGGAAAAGGACACACgaaaatcctgagcgctttcgggTATTAACAGATCTTCGTGTTTCCTTTCTCCTGTGGTTCTCTCAGGAAGGTGGCCTCTAAGCAATGGTTGTTTCTGGTTTGACAGGGCGAGGTTGTGGGAAGTGATGACCACACAAGTGTATTAATGGCCTCTAAGCAATGGTTGTTTCTGGTTTGACAGAGCGTGGTTGTGGAAAGTGATGACCACACAAGTGTATTGATGGTGACCAGCGCTAACAGGCACCACTCAGGTAACTACACATGTGCGCCGTCCAATACCAAGCCAGCTTCTATCCTGGTGCACATCCTGAATGGTGAGTCCTCCTGttatcttcactatcctcactatcaccaccattggCACTACTAATGTTTCATCACGGTCTTTCACAATCATTGTTGATAACTATGTCCAGCTTCATCAGATGTTATCATAAATACATGTTTACAACCAGAATCACAATAATGTTTACAACCAGAATCAAAACACGTTAGCAATGATCTCAAAAAACTGTCACTAtacactcattatcatcatcactatacacctCTGTCACCGTATAATTTCAATATCCTTCATCTTCACTTCACACAAGCAAGAAACTGCATCTTCATTATTCACTACCAAAGACACTACATCTTTATCATTCACTACATATTCTCACCTTTTaagtttttcatttctattatCGTAGTTCTCTATCTTATTTCATCGTCAACAAACACCATCATTAACCACTAATATCACAATCATTTACTATTCACTATTACCCATCCATCGACTTTTTCACTATCTCTCTAAATCATCCTTCTTTCAATAACTACTATTATTGCTCTCCTTAATATCATCACCGATATccattcatcattatcaccatcagctATGAaatcactatcatcaaccattCTAAAATTATATATTTGCATATCATACTTTGAACTTTTAcattacaaaatatatacatagaacTGGATGCACGATTATATAGATTGTCTTTTATTACATATTTATAACAAACATTTGTTCCTACTCAAATatagaaatacttaaataccacaacagtaatgataaaagATCCAAAAGAACGTTGATAAAATAGCACTAAAGACGCCACAGAGAGTGCCTGTTCAAAACCACCACAATACATACCACACAAGATACCACAGAAGGCACCACACAAGACGCCACAGTAATATTATGACATAAACCACAAAACCACCACAAAAGGAATAACAAAAGcacctcacaagacaccacaaaagCCTCCTTTATTGCGTCTACTTCTTGCACTTCCCCATTTTCGCCAGAAGAATACCCTGCTGCCATGCAACATGGGGGCGAATCCTCATCCTCCATAGGGGCTGAACCCCCCTCTCTCGTGACGTTGCTGGCCCTACTGTCGCTCCTCCTACTCATCCAGCTGTCACTGGCACCCCCTGGCACTCCCTGGTCACTGCTGAGGGTCACCGCCCCCTCCACAGACGGCAGGAAAAAGTCGAGGACGTCCCCGTTTTATGGGGACGTTTGGGAGGGGGTGCGACACAGGTCCGACGCGTCGGAACAGCGACCGGTAACAGAAACGACAGTCCTGATGGCaaaaggagcagcagcaacaggaacaacagaGCTCTGTACAACAGCTACACCAACAGCAgaggcaacagcagcaacagggaCAACAGAGCTctgtacaacagcagcagcaacggtgACAACGGCGAGAGTAACAGTGTCTTTCCAAGGAAGAAATGCATCGGGTCAGAGAGAACCCACCAATAACCTGTTTTTTATATACTCATAAAATAGTCTGTATTTAATtccaaattttatatataatgggGAAAACTCCTTTCACCCCCATATTTCTAGCccccccttcagtacgacgttgcgacccttaggcacgcggggacgacgacccttgagcacgacggtaaggccaaAGGCCAAATCAtcacacccatgggtcgtaccgtcgtgcttgagccTTAaaagtcgtacccaagggtcgttttcCGTCGTACTAAAGGTTTTAAAAGATAATGAATGCTTGATACCTGGAGATGTTTATATTGTTCTCTATA
Coding sequences within it:
- the LOC139761033 gene encoding uncharacterized protein isoform X2; translation: MEIKGMFILQILCVLSLSIPSHSDQDGARWTSNHHNQVEVTGGQKVTGGRFVTRNNSIVTAQVGASVILHCKTSSATGGLVSWIRKRDYQLLTVGLHAHSSDDRFSVNYVHWDWQLHVRYVQPRDAGVYECQVSSHPPTSLFVHLDVVEAQAEILGAPEKHVKLGSTLRLVCIMHHTTEALSYVFWYRGADMINYESEDGAGSVVVESDDHTSVLMVTSANRHHSGNYTCAPSNTKPASILVHILNEYPAAMQHGGESSSSIGAEPPSLVTLLALLSLLLLIQLSLAPPGTPWSLLRVTAPSTDGRKKSRTSPFYGDVWEGVRHRSDASEQRPVTETTVLMAKGAAATGTTELCTTATPTAEATAATGTTELCTTAAATVTTARVTVSFQGRNASGQREPTNNLFFIYS
- the LOC139761033 gene encoding uncharacterized protein isoform X1; this encodes MEIKGMFILQILCVLSLSIPSHSDQDGARWTSNHHNQVEVTGGQKVTGGRFVTRNNSIVTAQVGASVILHCKTSSATGGLVSWIRKRDYQLLTVGLHAHSSDDRFSVNYVHWDWQLHVRYVQPRDAGVYECQVSSHPPTSLFVHLDVVEAQAEILGAPEKHVKLGSTLRLVCIMHHTTEALSYVFWYRGADMINYESEDGAGSVVVESDDHTSVLMVTSANRHHSGNYTCAPSNTKPASILVHILNEEYPAAMQHGGESSSSIGAEPPSLVTLLALLSLLLLIQLSLAPPGTPWSLLRVTAPSTDGRKKSRTSPFYGDVWEGVRHRSDASEQRPVTETTVLMAKGAAATGTTELCTTATPTAEATAATGTTELCTTAAATVTTARVTVSFQGRNASGQREPTNNLFFIYS